The genome window CGCAAGGCATTTCGCTTCTTTTTTATGCGCTGCAGGGGCGCTTTGCCTCGGAGGGCCTTTCGTGGATTCAATTTATTTTGGCCTTGGCGTTTGGCTTTGTATCGGCCGTGTTATTGTGGGCGGTGTTTTGGGTAGGGCTGGCGGTTTCCTTCCGGCGGATGCATGATATGAATTTGTCCGGCCTGTGGTATGTGGGGTATTACGTGGCGGTGGTGTGCGTCGGAGTCGTATTTTCGGAAATCTGGTGGGTGGCTACGGTATTGGGCGTAGCGGCGATGCTGTTTTTATGTCTTAAAAAACCGTCTTCCTCCAACCGTTTCGCCGCGGCTGCACCGGCTTTTATGCCCGGGGTATTTTCCAAACGGGGCGTTTTTGCGGCCGCGGTAGTGGCCTGCATATTGCTGTCCGTCGGGCAAGTGGCGCTTTCGCGTTGGCAGCTTGCGTCCGCGCAAAAATCCTTCCCCGCCCGGCAAATTCAATCCGTTCCCGCCCGCTAACCTTTTTTTCCGCACACCAGAGACGGCAGGTTTGCTATACTGTATATACAAAAGGGGGTTCTTATGATAGGAAGAATGGGCCGATTAGGCTATTTTATCCGCTTGTGCATTTTAAGCGTACTGTATGGATTGGGCGTGCTGTTTTTTACCATGGGTGGAAAGGGGCAATCCCTAAATCCGGTGGCGCTGTTATTCTTGTTTTTGGGAAGCGGCATTTTGCTGGTTTCTTTTTTATCGTGGCTAAGCGCCACGGTGCGCCGGCTGCATGATATGGATTTTTCCGGCTGGTGGGTGTTGCTGGTGTGTTTGTTTCCCATTTTGGTTTTGGTGCTGTGCCTGTGGCCCGGCATACAGGGATATAACCGCTTTGGCCCGCCGATCCGGTACTAACAAACAAAATTTGAGCCGCCGCCCGCCGAAGAACCGGCGGGCGGTTTGGCGTGGTATATGGTAAAATATAAAAGATAACCCGTTTCGATGGAGAAAACAACATGACTGTGGAAGAACAAATTAATTTTTTAACGCGCGGCTGCGTGGACGTGGTAACCAAAGCCGACTTGGCCAAAAAACTGGAAAGCGGAAAAACGCTTAAGGTAAAACTCGGCTGCGACCCGACCAGCGCCGACCTGCACCTGGGGCACAGTGTGGCGCTTTCCCTGCTGCGCCGCTTTCAGGATTTGGGGCATAAAGCCGTGCTGGTCATTGGCGATTTTACCGCCGCCGTGGGCGACCCTTCCGGCCGCGATTCCACCCGCCCGGTTCTTCCGCGCGAGAAAATTTTGGAGAACGCTAAAACCTATACGGAGCAGGCATTTAAAGTGTTGGATCCGTCCAAAACGGAAATCCGTTTTAACAGCGAATGGCTGGAGCCGTTTGTCTCCGGCAAGGAATTGATGCAAACCCTGCAGAAAGTAACGGTGGCGCAGGTGTTGGAACGAGATGATTTTAAAAAACGGATGGCGGCCGGAAACCCGATCAGCATGCTGGAAGTGCTCTACAGCTTGTTTCAGGGGCAGGATTCCGTGGCGCTGGAAGCGGATGTGGAATTGGGCGGAACAGACCAAATTTTCAATTTGTTGGTAGGCCGCCAGCTGCAGAAAAACCACGGGCAGGAACCGCAGGTAGCCATTACGGTGCCGCTGTTGGTGGGATTGGACGGCGTGAAAAAGATGTCCAAGTCCTACGGCAACTATGTGGGATTAAACGACGAGCCGGGCGATATGTTTGGCAAGCTGATGTCTATTCCGGATGAACTGATGCCGATGTACTACGAACTGTTGACCTCGGAAAATATGCAGGACATAAAAGCCATGCACCCCATGGCCGCCAAGAAGAAACTGGCCGGCCTGTTGGTAACGCGTTTTCACGGGGAAGAAGCGGCGCGGGCGGCGTTGGAAAATTTTGAAAAAGTATTTTCCAAAAAAGAACTCCCCACCGATATGCCGGAATTTAAGCCCGAAGCCGGGGCGATGCTCTCGGCGGTCATTTTCGCGGCGGGTGCGGCACAAAGCAAAAATAAAGCCCGCGGGCTGATTGAACAGGGCGCTGTGCGGTTAAAAGGCGAAAAAGTAAGTGCGGACGGGCCTTTGTCCTTTGAACCGGGCGATGTGCTGCAGGTGGGCAAGCGCCACTTTTTTAAACTGGTAAAATAAAAACGGAATGAAAAAATTTATCCTTTTGCTTTGCGTTTGCGTGTGTTTGCTGGCCGGAGGCTGCTGGGCGGTAAAGGCTTGCTTTTTTAGCAAGGGGCCGCTGGTAGTGGTGAAGATTGAGCCGGGCCAAAGCGGCAGCGAAGTGGCGCATATGCTAAAGGAAAAGGGAATTATCCGCAGTGAGCTGTTGTTTAAGGCTTTGCTGCGGCTGACGTCTTCCGCACGCGATTTAAAAGCCGGCCGGTTTGATTTGCGCAAAAATACGTCCGCCTTTGAAGTGATTAACTGCATCAAAAGCGGCAAGTGCACGCATTACGAAAAAGTTACCTTTTTAGAGGGCTGGCGGAGCGAAGAAATTTCCGAACTGCTGGCGGAAAAAGGAATTACGGACGCCCGCGCATTTTTGGATATTGTGCGCGAGAAAAACCTGGAAGGATATCTTTTCCCCTCCACGTATTTGTTTGCCGAAAATACGCCTGCGCAAAAAGTGGTGGATGAAATGCTGGCGCAGTACCGCAAAAATATCGCGCCGCTGTTTCGCAAATATCCGACGAATTTGACCGAAAGACAAGTGCTTACCGTCGCTTCCATTGTGGAGCGGGAAGCCGTCGTGCATGACGAGCGGCCCAAAATTGCGGCGGTGTATTTGAACCGTTTCCGCATCGGCAAACGTTTGGAGGCCGATCCGACCGTTCAATATGCGCTGGGATTTAATTTAAAGGAAAACCGCTACTGGAAAAAAGGCCTTACCTACAAAGACCTGCGCATTAATTCTCCCTACAACACCTACCGCAACGCCGGCCTGCCGCCGGGGCCGATTTGCAACCCCAGCCGGGAATCGGTGTTGGGCGTGCTGAACCCGGAGAAAAATTTTGACGCGCTCTATTTCGTGGCCGACCGCGGCGGAAGGCATGTATTTTCCAAAACGTTTGACGAGCACCGCCAAAACATCCGCCGCATACGAAGCCGCTGAGTACCATTTAAAATCCCGCCGTTTCCGGCGGGATTTTTTTATGGGCTATTCTTTAAAGTATAACGGCCTTAGCGAGTTGGCCACCGCCAAAAGCGATACGCCCACATCCGCAAATACCGCGGCCCACATATTGGCCATTCCCATTACGCCCAAGGCCAATACGCCTGCTTTTACCGCCAGCGCAAATACCACGTTTTGCTTGATAATGCGCAGGGTTTTGCGGGAAATCCGTATCCCGGCGGCAATTTTTTGGATTTCGTCTGTCATCAGCACTACGTCGGCGGCTTCGATGGCGGCGTCCGAG of Elusimicrobium sp. An273 contains these proteins:
- a CDS encoding DUF805 domain-containing protein, producing the protein MNWTDLFRFSPRASRQEYAFVSLCTQGISLLFYALQGRFASEGLSWIQFILALAFGFVSAVLLWAVFWVGLAVSFRRMHDMNLSGLWYVGYYVAVVCVGVVFSEIWWVATVLGVAAMLFLCLKKPSSSNRFAAAAPAFMPGVFSKRGVFAAAVVACILLSVGQVALSRWQLASAQKSFPARQIQSVPAR
- a CDS encoding DUF805 domain-containing protein, with protein sequence MIGRMGRLGYFIRLCILSVLYGLGVLFFTMGGKGQSLNPVALLFLFLGSGILLVSFLSWLSATVRRLHDMDFSGWWVLLVCLFPILVLVLCLWPGIQGYNRFGPPIRY
- the tyrS gene encoding tyrosine--tRNA ligase produces the protein MTVEEQINFLTRGCVDVVTKADLAKKLESGKTLKVKLGCDPTSADLHLGHSVALSLLRRFQDLGHKAVLVIGDFTAAVGDPSGRDSTRPVLPREKILENAKTYTEQAFKVLDPSKTEIRFNSEWLEPFVSGKELMQTLQKVTVAQVLERDDFKKRMAAGNPISMLEVLYSLFQGQDSVALEADVELGGTDQIFNLLVGRQLQKNHGQEPQVAITVPLLVGLDGVKKMSKSYGNYVGLNDEPGDMFGKLMSIPDELMPMYYELLTSENMQDIKAMHPMAAKKKLAGLLVTRFHGEEAARAALENFEKVFSKKELPTDMPEFKPEAGAMLSAVIFAAGAAQSKNKARGLIEQGAVRLKGEKVSADGPLSFEPGDVLQVGKRHFFKLVK
- the mltG gene encoding endolytic transglycosylase MltG; protein product: MKKFILLLCVCVCLLAGGCWAVKACFFSKGPLVVVKIEPGQSGSEVAHMLKEKGIIRSELLFKALLRLTSSARDLKAGRFDLRKNTSAFEVINCIKSGKCTHYEKVTFLEGWRSEEISELLAEKGITDARAFLDIVREKNLEGYLFPSTYLFAENTPAQKVVDEMLAQYRKNIAPLFRKYPTNLTERQVLTVASIVEREAVVHDERPKIAAVYLNRFRIGKRLEADPTVQYALGFNLKENRYWKKGLTYKDLRINSPYNTYRNAGLPPGPICNPSRESVLGVLNPEKNFDALYFVADRGGRHVFSKTFDEHRQNIRRIRSR